From Juglans regia cultivar Chandler chromosome 6, Walnut 2.0, whole genome shotgun sequence, the proteins below share one genomic window:
- the LOC109020976 gene encoding phenylcoumaran benzylic ether reductase Betv6-like, producing MAMKSRILIIGGTGYIGKFIVEASTKAGHPTYALVRESTLSDPNPSKRELVEKFNDLGVTLLHGDLYDHESLVKAMKQVDVVISTVGPPQFADQIKIVAAIKEAGNIKKFFPSEFGNDVDRVHAVGPAKKAFATKAEIRRAVEAEGIPYTYVVNNFFAGYFIPILAQPEVTAPPMDKVYIYGDGNTQAIFNKEDDIGTYTIRAVDDPRTLNKILYLKPPKNFYSFNELVALWENKIGKTLEKTYVPEDKILKDIQESPFPISKILSINHSIFVKGDQTNFEIEPSFGVEASELYPDVKYTTVDEYITQMFA from the exons ATGGCTATGAAAAGCAGGATTTTGATCATCGGAGGCACCGGTTACATCGGAAAATTCATCGTCGAAGCGAGCACAAAGGCTGGCCATCCCACCTATGCTTTGGTCAGAGAGAGCACACTCTCCGATCCCAATCCTTCAAAGCGAGAACTCGTCGAGAAATTCAACGACTTAGGGGTCACTTTGCTCCAT GGAGATCTCTATGACCATGAGAGTTTGGTAAAGGCAATGAAGCAGGTGGATGTAGTGATATCAACGGTAGGGCCACCTCAATTTGCAGATCAGATTAAGATCGTTGCCGCCATTAAAGAAGCTGGTAACATTAAG AAGTTCTTCCCATCAGAATTTGGGAACGATGTGGATCGTGTGCATGCTGTTGGGCCGGCGAAGAAAGCATTTGCAACGAAGGCGGAAATCCGCCGCGCAGTGGAGGCAGAAGGCATCCCCTACACTTATGTGGTAAACAACTTCTTCGCTGGCTATTTTATACCTATATTGGCACAGCCTGAAGTTACTGCTCCTCCCATGGACAAAGTCTACATCTATGGAGATGGAAATACCCAAG CTATTTTTAACAAGGAAGATGACATAGGAACCTATACGATTAGAGCAGTGGATGACCCAAGAACACTGAACAAGATTCTCTACCTCAAGCCTCCTAAAAACTTTTACTCATTCAATGAGCTTGTTGCCCTTTGGGAAAACAAGATTGGCAAAACTCTTGAGAAAACCTATGTTCCAGAAGACAAGATTTTGAAGGACATACAAG AGTCCCCATTTCCGATCAGTAAGATATTATCAATCAACCACTCAATCTTTGTAAAGGGAGATCAGACCAACTTTGAGATTGAGCCATCTTTTGGCGTGGAGGCTTCTGAGCTATACCCAGATGTCAAATACACCACTGTGGATGAATACATCACTCAAATGTTCGCATGA